The Anabaena sp. WA102 genome contains a region encoding:
- a CDS encoding SIMPL domain-containing protein, with the protein MSITVLSNYRFPTRNFGKILSLSIFLSAIFMLPASAQEKLWRTLTVSGRGVETISTTLSQVSLGVEVQGKTAEDAQKEAARRSSAVVALLKKRNVEKLTTTGIRLNPVYSYSNNVQRITGYAASNTVSFRIPTDKAGTLLDDAVKVGATQINGISFIASDEAIASAQKQALKKATQDAQEQAETVLSTLKLEQKDIISIQINGATPPPPPMLYRAEAAKANFADASTPIVAGEQEVQASVTLQISY; encoded by the coding sequence ATGTCTATCACTGTTTTATCTAATTATCGGTTTCCAACCCGGAATTTTGGGAAAATATTATCTTTGAGTATATTTCTCAGTGCGATTTTTATGTTACCTGCATCAGCACAAGAAAAATTATGGCGAACTTTAACCGTGAGTGGAAGGGGAGTAGAAACAATTTCGACAACTTTATCTCAAGTTAGTTTGGGTGTAGAAGTTCAAGGAAAAACGGCGGAAGATGCCCAAAAAGAAGCGGCACGCAGATCATCGGCTGTGGTGGCTTTATTAAAAAAACGCAATGTTGAAAAATTGACAACTACAGGAATTCGCCTCAACCCAGTATATAGCTACAGTAATAATGTTCAACGCATTACTGGTTATGCTGCTAGTAATACAGTCAGCTTCCGCATTCCTACAGATAAAGCCGGAACTTTATTGGATGATGCGGTGAAAGTTGGAGCGACACAAATTAATGGTATAAGTTTTATTGCTAGTGATGAGGCGATCGCCAGCGCCCAAAAACAAGCCTTAAAAAAAGCTACCCAGGATGCACAAGAACAAGCGGAAACGGTTCTTAGCACCTTAAAATTAGAGCAAAAAGACATTATCAGTATTCAAATTAATGGTGCAACCCCACCACCGCCACCGATGCTATATCGGGCTGAAGCTGCTAAAGCCAATTTCGCAGATGCTTCTACTCCCATAGTTGCGGGGGAACAAGAAGTACAAGCATCAGTAACATTGCAAATTAGCTATTAG
- a CDS encoding single-stranded DNA-binding protein — translation MSINVVTLVGRVGGDPDMKYFESGTVKCRLTLAVNRRSRNNDKPDWFNLELWGKTAEVAGNYVRKGGLIGVKGSLRFDTWSDRQSGVARSSPVINVEQLELLGSKRDGEGGMSDMSPDNF, via the coding sequence ATGAGCATTAATGTTGTCACTCTTGTTGGTCGTGTCGGTGGTGATCCAGATATGAAATATTTTGAGTCAGGTACAGTTAAATGTAGATTGACTCTAGCTGTAAATAGAAGATCACGCAACAATGATAAACCAGACTGGTTTAATCTAGAACTTTGGGGAAAAACTGCAGAAGTTGCGGGTAATTACGTCCGTAAAGGTGGTTTAATTGGGGTTAAAGGTTCTTTGCGATTTGATACTTGGAGCGATCGCCAAAGTGGAGTTGCGCGTTCTAGTCCAGTTATTAATGTTGAACAACTAGAATTATTAGGTTCTAAGCGTGATGGTGAAGGTGGGATGTCTGATATGTCCCCAGATAATTTCTAA
- a CDS encoding rod shape-determining protein: MGIDLGTANTLVYVSGKGIVLQEPSVVAIDQNLKVALAVGEEAKKMLGRTPGNVVALRPLRDGVIADFDTAELMLKSFIQRVNEGRSLMLPRIVIGIPSGVTGVERRAVMDAATQAGAREVYLIDEPVAAAIGAGLPVAEPTGNMIIDIGGGTTEVAVLSLQGTVISESVRIAGDELTEAIAQYMKKVHNLVIGERTAEDIKIKIGSAYPTADDSDSVMEVRGLHLLSGLPRTVTIKGPEIRESMVEPLAVIIEAVRRTLERTPPELAADIIDRGIMLAGGGALLKGLDTLISHETGLVTHIAADPLSCVVLGTGRVLENFKQLERVFSGRSRNM; the protein is encoded by the coding sequence ATGGGTATCGACCTCGGTACAGCCAATACCCTAGTTTATGTATCTGGTAAAGGGATTGTCCTGCAAGAACCTTCCGTCGTTGCCATTGATCAAAATCTGAAAGTGGCACTGGCAGTGGGGGAAGAGGCTAAAAAAATGCTCGGACGCACACCGGGGAACGTCGTTGCTCTGCGTCCCCTGCGCGACGGTGTGATCGCTGACTTTGATACGGCTGAGTTGATGTTAAAAAGCTTTATTCAGCGGGTAAATGAAGGGAGATCCCTGATGTTGCCCCGCATTGTCATTGGTATCCCCAGTGGTGTCACTGGAGTAGAAAGACGGGCTGTCATGGATGCAGCTACCCAAGCCGGCGCTAGAGAAGTATATTTGATTGATGAGCCAGTTGCAGCAGCAATTGGTGCAGGACTGCCAGTGGCAGAACCTACTGGTAACATGATTATTGACATCGGTGGGGGGACAACAGAAGTAGCGGTATTAAGTCTTCAAGGAACAGTAATCAGCGAATCAGTCCGCATTGCTGGAGATGAGTTAACTGAAGCCATTGCCCAGTATATGAAGAAGGTTCATAATCTGGTAATTGGTGAACGCACGGCAGAAGATATTAAGATTAAAATAGGTTCTGCTTATCCGACCGCAGACGATAGTGATAGTGTAATGGAAGTTCGAGGCTTACATTTACTGTCTGGTTTACCCAGAACTGTAACCATCAAAGGACCAGAAATCCGGGAAAGTATGGTAGAGCCTCTAGCGGTAATTATCGAAGCAGTTAGGCGAACACTAGAACGGACACCGCCAGAACTGGCAGCAGACATTATTGATCGTGGTATCATGTTGGCAGGGGGTGGTGCGTTGCTCAAAGGTCTGGATACATTGATTAGTCATGAGACAGGTCTTGTTACCCATATAGCCGCCGACCCTTTAAGCTGTGTAGTGCTGGGAACTGGTCGCGTATTAGAAAACTTCAAGCAATTGGAAAGAGTCTTTAGCGGGCGTTCTCGCAATATGTAG
- a CDS encoding DUF29 family protein yields the protein MEELLEIRQLLEQGKINEALLLVDELEEMSLSDKINKIDSYGVILLIHLIKQKAEKRSTRSWELSIENAVREINKINKRRKSGGVYLNQRELMEILQQGYQVALKRAALEAYEGRYETEELAAMVNEQEVLSQSLELIQK from the coding sequence ATGGAAGAACTCTTAGAAATTAGACAACTCCTAGAACAAGGAAAAATCAATGAAGCTTTACTATTAGTGGATGAATTAGAAGAAATGAGCCTCAGTGATAAAATCAATAAAATTGATAGTTATGGCGTAATTCTACTGATTCATCTAATCAAACAAAAAGCCGAAAAACGTTCTACCCGTTCTTGGGAACTTTCCATAGAAAATGCAGTGCGGGAAATCAATAAAATTAACAAGCGCCGCAAATCTGGTGGTGTTTACTTGAATCAAAGAGAATTAATGGAAATTCTCCAACAAGGATATCAAGTAGCACTAAAAAGAGCGGCGCTAGAAGCTTATGAGGGACGTTATGAAACAGAAGAATTAGCAGCTATGGTCAATGAACAAGAAGTTTTATCTCAGTCGCTGGAATTAATTCAAAAGTAG
- a CDS encoding 2-isopropylmalate synthase — MSKQTDRIIIFDTTLRDGEQCPGATLNIDEKLVIAKQLARLGVDIIEAGFAFASPGDFEAVSKIAQTVGTENGPVICSLARAKHDDIKAAAEAIKPAAKGRIHTFIATSDIHLQYKLKKTRPEVVAIAEEMVAYAKSFTDDIEFSPEDAGRSDPEFLYEVLERAIAAGATTVNIPDTVGYTTPSEFGAIIKGITENVPNIDKAIISVHGHNDLGLAVANFLEAVKNGARQLECTINGIGERAGNAALEELVMALHVRRQYFNPFLGRAENSEASLTNIDTKQIYKTSRLVSNLTGMLVQPNKAIVGANAFAHESGIHQDGVLKNKLTYEIMDAQLIGLSDNQIVLGKHSGRNAFRTRLKELGFEPSETELNKAFVKFKEVADKKKEISDWDLEAIVNDEIQQAPELFRVELVQVSCGSNTQPTATVTLRTPDGEELTDAAIGTGPVDAVYKAINRVVNVPNELIEFSVQSVTGGIDALGEVTIRLRHESRVFSGHAANTDIIVASAQAYVNALNRLFSALQQEVKEEVTA; from the coding sequence ATGAGCAAGCAAACCGATAGAATTATCATTTTTGACACCACATTGCGTGATGGAGAACAGTGTCCTGGAGCAACTCTCAACATAGACGAAAAGCTAGTTATTGCTAAACAATTAGCACGCTTAGGAGTAGATATTATTGAGGCTGGCTTTGCTTTTGCTAGTCCTGGAGATTTTGAAGCAGTGAGCAAAATTGCCCAAACTGTGGGGACAGAAAATGGTCCGGTAATTTGTAGTTTGGCTAGAGCCAAACATGATGATATCAAAGCGGCTGCGGAGGCTATCAAACCTGCTGCTAAAGGGAGAATTCACACTTTTATTGCTACTTCTGATATCCACCTGCAATATAAGTTAAAGAAGACTAGACCAGAAGTGGTGGCGATCGCTGAAGAAATGGTAGCCTATGCCAAAAGCTTCACCGATGATATCGAATTCTCTCCTGAAGATGCGGGACGCTCTGATCCAGAATTTTTGTATGAAGTTTTGGAAAGAGCGATCGCTGCTGGAGCCACAACTGTTAATATTCCTGATACCGTAGGATACACCACCCCCAGCGAATTTGGGGCAATCATTAAAGGCATTACTGAAAATGTCCCCAACATTGACAAAGCCATTATTTCCGTTCACGGACACAATGATTTAGGTTTAGCTGTTGCTAACTTTTTAGAAGCTGTCAAAAATGGCGCTCGTCAACTAGAATGTACCATCAATGGCATTGGTGAAAGAGCCGGCAATGCAGCTTTAGAAGAGTTGGTAATGGCTTTGCACGTCCGGAGACAATATTTTAATCCCTTTTTGGGACGGGCTGAAAATTCCGAAGCATCACTCACCAATATTGACACCAAACAAATCTATAAAACCTCGCGTTTGGTTTCCAATTTAACGGGAATGTTGGTGCAACCAAATAAAGCCATTGTCGGTGCAAACGCTTTTGCCCATGAATCTGGAATTCATCAAGATGGGGTATTGAAAAACAAACTCACTTATGAGATCATGGATGCTCAATTAATTGGTTTATCAGACAACCAAATAGTATTGGGTAAACATTCTGGTAGAAATGCTTTTCGTACCCGCTTGAAAGAATTGGGCTTTGAACCATCAGAAACAGAACTGAATAAAGCCTTCGTCAAATTCAAAGAAGTAGCAGACAAAAAGAAAGAAATCTCTGATTGGGATTTGGAAGCGATTGTCAACGACGAAATCCAACAAGCACCAGAGTTATTCCGGGTAGAGTTGGTACAGGTTTCCTGTGGTAGTAATACTCAACCCACTGCTACAGTAACACTCCGCACTCCCGACGGAGAAGAATTAACTGATGCAGCCATTGGTACTGGTCCTGTAGATGCGGTGTACAAAGCCATCAATCGGGTAGTGAATGTACCGAATGAATTGATTGAGTTTTCCGTACAATCTGTCACCGGAGGAATTGACGCTTTAGGAGAAGTAACAATTCGCCTCCGCCATGAATCCCGTGTATTTTCTGGTCATGCAGCCAACACAGATATTATTGTAGCATCGGCTCAAGCTTACGTAAATGCACTAAATAGATTGTTTTCAGCATTACAACAGGAAGTGAAGGAAGAAGTCACAGCATAG
- a CDS encoding cation:proton antiporter, which produces MQLISATVPILATATETADSSMVLAAVLLSLVVIYFASKVGGELANKVGLPAVLGELVGGVIIGVSVLHLLVFPEGGTDASNSLIMTFLQLTAGLTPEATPQVFAAQSEVVSVLSELGVIILLFEIGLESNLKDLMAVGVQAFVVATVGVIVPFAAGTVGLMTIFGITAIPAIFAGAALTATSIGITSKVLSELGRLNSKEGQIILGAAVIDDVLGIIVLAVVASLAKDGVVDVGNVVYLIISASAFLIGAIVFGNVFNKSFVAIADQLKTRGELVIPAFIFAIIMAYFASVIHLEAILGAFAAGLVLEETDKRKELQKQVIPIADMLVPVFFVTVGAKTDLGVLNPAIPTNQEALIMATFLITVAIIGKVVTGLTVFGQPGINRLAIGVGMIPRGEVGLVFAGVGAASGVLSKPLGAAIIMMVIITTFIAPPLLRFVFPESNAATNLDSNSGKTLAVEIPPSLITTKDD; this is translated from the coding sequence ATGCAGCTTATCAGTGCAACTGTTCCCATATTAGCCACAGCCACAGAAACCGCAGACAGTTCTATGGTATTAGCCGCTGTGCTATTAAGCTTAGTCGTAATTTACTTTGCCAGCAAAGTTGGGGGAGAATTAGCCAACAAAGTCGGTTTACCCGCAGTTTTAGGTGAACTTGTCGGGGGTGTAATTATCGGTGTCTCCGTACTTCATCTGTTAGTATTCCCAGAAGGTGGTACAGACGCTTCTAATTCCTTAATCATGACCTTCTTGCAACTCACCGCTGGGTTAACCCCAGAAGCCACACCCCAGGTGTTTGCAGCGCAATCCGAGGTGGTTTCGGTTTTATCAGAATTGGGTGTAATTATCCTTCTGTTTGAAATTGGCTTAGAATCCAACCTCAAAGACCTCATGGCTGTTGGTGTTCAAGCCTTCGTAGTGGCTACAGTTGGGGTAATAGTCCCCTTTGCGGCGGGTACAGTGGGATTAATGACCATATTTGGTATCACCGCTATTCCCGCAATTTTCGCCGGTGCAGCTTTGACAGCAACTAGTATTGGAATTACGTCCAAAGTGCTTTCCGAATTAGGACGGTTGAACTCCAAAGAAGGGCAAATTATTCTTGGTGCAGCCGTTATTGATGATGTCTTGGGAATTATCGTCCTGGCGGTAGTTGCCAGTTTAGCCAAAGATGGTGTAGTTGATGTCGGTAACGTCGTTTATTTGATTATTAGTGCGAGCGCTTTTTTAATTGGGGCAATAGTTTTTGGTAATGTCTTTAATAAATCATTTGTAGCGATCGCCGATCAACTCAAAACCAGAGGCGAATTAGTCATCCCCGCCTTCATTTTTGCCATAATCATGGCTTACTTCGCCTCTGTCATCCATTTAGAAGCCATTCTTGGGGCTTTTGCCGCCGGGTTAGTTCTCGAAGAAACCGACAAACGCAAAGAACTCCAAAAGCAAGTTATCCCCATTGCTGATATGTTAGTTCCCGTCTTCTTCGTCACAGTCGGTGCAAAAACTGATTTAGGAGTCTTAAATCCAGCCATTCCCACCAATCAAGAAGCCTTAATCATGGCAACTTTCCTGATTACAGTCGCCATCATCGGTAAAGTAGTGACAGGCTTAACAGTATTTGGTCAACCGGGGATTAACCGCTTGGCTATTGGTGTGGGGATGATTCCCAGAGGTGAAGTCGGCTTAGTATTTGCTGGTGTCGGTGCAGCTAGTGGTGTCCTCTCAAAACCATTAGGAGCAGCAATTATTATGATGGTTATTATTACCACATTCATCGCTCCTCCCCTGTTGAGATTTGTATTTCCAGAATCAAACGCCGCCACAAATTTAGACAGCAATTCTGGCAAAACATTAGCAGTAGAAATACCACCATCTCTCATCACCACAAAAGATGATTAG
- a CDS encoding LabA-like NYN domain-containing protein, protein MGSPMNRLSIFVDGNNMFYAQQKNGWFFDPRRVLEYFKYEQSDTTLINAFWYTGLKDPQDQRGFRDALISLGYTVRTKILKEYYDDASGRYSQKANLDIEIVVDMFNTVDQYDRVVLFSGDGDFERAIELLRSKNTHITVVSTEGMIARELRNATDRYIDLNDIRDRIEKTDG, encoded by the coding sequence ATGGGTTCTCCAATGAATCGTCTGTCTATTTTTGTAGACGGAAACAATATGTTCTATGCTCAACAAAAAAATGGTTGGTTTTTTGACCCCCGGCGCGTTTTAGAATATTTCAAATACGAACAGTCAGACACTACATTAATCAATGCCTTCTGGTACACTGGATTAAAAGACCCTCAAGACCAACGAGGTTTTCGAGATGCCCTTATCAGCTTGGGATATACAGTCCGCACGAAAATTCTCAAAGAGTATTATGATGACGCTTCGGGTCGTTACTCTCAAAAAGCGAATTTAGATATTGAAATTGTCGTTGATATGTTTAATACGGTAGATCAATATGACAGAGTTGTATTATTTAGCGGAGATGGTGATTTTGAAAGGGCTATCGAATTATTACGCTCCAAGAATACTCATATTACAGTAGTATCAACTGAGGGCATGATTGCCAGAGAATTACGTAATGCTACTGATAGATATATAGACTTGAATGATATTAGAGATAGAATAGAAAAAACTGACGGTTAA
- the mreC gene encoding rod shape-determining protein MreC has translation MFTLKRWWEYKGLQIGLLALVVGSSWTLRETKGALLREIYQGITSPLQMLQSGAIPEQNIKDARFLELQTRIVDLESQNQKLKNLLGYVEKQTLPQKPTIARVVGRSADHWWQQVILNRGTASGIQEGSIVKADGGLVGLVDSVTTNTSSVLLISDLKSQVGVTINRTSAKGVLQGDASTEGVLEFYEKVPNVKIGDLVSTSTYSQKFPAGLAIGKIKSLDLKKLPASIAKVELFPSIRYLDWVTVYPQSDKQYLETPNVTK, from the coding sequence ATGTTTACTTTAAAACGCTGGTGGGAATACAAAGGATTACAAATAGGATTATTAGCCTTAGTTGTAGGTAGTTCCTGGACACTCAGAGAGACAAAAGGAGCATTGTTACGGGAGATTTACCAAGGAATCACCAGCCCATTACAGATGCTACAGTCAGGAGCAATTCCTGAACAAAATATTAAAGATGCAAGATTTTTAGAATTACAAACTCGCATCGTTGATTTAGAAAGCCAAAATCAGAAATTAAAAAATTTACTGGGCTATGTAGAGAAACAAACCTTGCCTCAGAAACCAACTATAGCACGGGTGGTAGGACGCAGTGCAGATCATTGGTGGCAACAGGTGATTTTGAATCGGGGGACTGCATCAGGCATTCAAGAAGGTTCTATTGTCAAAGCCGATGGTGGATTGGTAGGTTTAGTAGATAGTGTGACAACTAATACTAGCAGTGTATTGTTAATAAGTGATTTAAAAAGTCAAGTAGGCGTAACTATCAACCGCACATCAGCTAAAGGAGTTTTACAAGGTGATGCTTCCACTGAAGGTGTGTTAGAGTTCTATGAAAAAGTCCCTAATGTTAAAATAGGAGACTTAGTATCTACCTCTACTTATAGTCAGAAGTTCCCGGCTGGTTTAGCCATAGGGAAAATTAAATCCTTAGATCTAAAGAAACTTCCAGCCTCAATCGCTAAAGTAGAGTTATTTCCGTCAATTAGGTACTTAGATTGGGTAACTGTTTATCCTCAGTCAGACAAACAATATTTAGAAACTCCGAATGTGACTAAGTAG